The Brevibacterium atlanticum genome segment CGAGGTGGAAGAGGCGACGCCAGATGGTCTCCGCTTCGTCACAGACGGATTCGAGGTCCGCGCTCGGTGCCCGATGCGCGTGAAGGGTGTCCCGTCGCGACTGGAACACGAAGATCGAAGCGAAGGACGCGAGTTCCGGTTCGGTCAGCCCGTCCCACAGTCCCGCTCGGATCGTCAGCGCCACGAGCAGATCGCGTTCGCCGTAGATGCGGCGAAGCATCTCCGAATGGGCCGGATCGAAACCCAGTCCGCGCAGCACATCCTGAACGCGGTCGAAGACGAGCGCGATCGAGGTGGTGCGGCCTTCGATACGTCCGATGAGTCCCTCGTTCTCCCGAATGAGCTTGTCGGCCCGATTCGCCCACCGTGCATGCATCTCCCGATCCGGGCAGTCGTGGCACGGGTGGGCGCGCATCTGCGCCTGCAGCTCGGCCACGGTCGTCGACGCCGTCTGAGCCTGCCTGGTCGACTCCCAGTGCGCGTCCGGGTCGACACGCCCGTCGTGGACGGCCGATTCGAGGATCGAGAGCAGCTGCCGCCGGTCGCCGGCCTGCCGGTGGTTGAACTTCTTCGGTACGCGCACACGGCCCTGGGAGGCGACGGGCTCGGTCACCTCGTGCGGGCGCAGGTGCCACACCTTGCCCTGCTCGGTCAGCACAGTGGGCAGGCGCGAAGTGCCGTCCCGGCTGCTCATCGGGGCGATGATGACGGCTCGGCCGCCGACGCGTTTGGCCGGCATCGTCACCACATCGCCGACCTTGAGCGCGGTGAGCGACTCGACGATGTCGCGTTGCCGGTTGCGCGACTTCGTGCGCGTCTCCTGCTTCTGCGTGTCCGAGATCGCTCGGCGCAGTCCGGCGTATTCGGCGAAGTCGCCGAGTTCGCAGTGCATCGACTTCTCATAGGCCTCGATGGTCGCCTCGTTCTTGCGCACCTTCCGGGCGAGGCCGACGACGGCCTTGTCCGCCTGGAATTGGGCGAACGAGGTCTCGAGGACCTTCGCCGCTTCGGCAGAGCTCATCCGAGACAGCAGATTCGCCGTCATGTTGTAGGTCGGTCCGAAGGCGGAGTTCAGCGCATACGACCGGTTCGAGGCCAGGGCGGCCAGCTCGCTGACCTCGACACTCGGATGCCAGACGACGACGGCATGGCCGATCCGGTCGATGCCGCGGCGTCCGGCCCTTCCGGTCAGCTGGGTGTACTCCCCCGGGGTGATCGTCACATGGGCCTCGCCGTTGAACTTCACGAGCTTCTCGAGCACGACGGTGCGGGCGGGCATGTTGATGCCCAGGGCCAGGGTCTCGGTGGCGAAGACGACCTTGATGATCCCCTGCGAGAACAGCTCTTCGACGAGCTGTTTGAACTGGGGGATCATCCCGGCATGATGAGCCGCCACACCGAGCAGCAGGCCCTCACGGAACGTGTGATAACCGAGGATGCCGAGGTCCTCGTCGGCGAGTTCCTCCCGCAGCGACTCCAACGCCGCGTTGACGATCGTCTTCTCCTCGCGCGAATTGAGATCGACGCCGGTCGACAGGTACTGTTCGACGGCCTCATCGCAGCCGTTGCGGGAGAAGATGAACATGATCGCGGGAAGCATCGCCGCCTCGGCGAGGGAGGACACGACCTGAGTGCGGCTGGGACGGCGGAATCGGGCACGCGTGGCACGGGCCCGCCGCGACCGTGGTCCTCCGTGGGTGCGCGTGGCGTGGTTGAGGGCCGGATCGATCCGCTCGGAGTCCGTGTGGGTGAACAGATCGTACATGCGGTGGCCGACGAGCACGTGGTTGACCAGCGGCACCGGCCGGTGGCTGGTCGACACGATCGTCGTCGGGCCGCGCACCTCGCGCAGCCAGGCCCCGAATTCCTCGACATTGGACACTGTGGCCGACAGCGACACCATCTGCACCCGGTCGGGCAGGTGGATGATGACCTCTTCCCACACCGGGCCGCGGAACCGGTCGGCGAGGTAGTGGACCTCGTCGAGGACGACGAATCCGAGGTCGGACAGCCCTTCCACATCGTTGTAGAGCATGTTGCGCAGGACTTCGGTGGTCATCACGATGATCGGGGCATCGCGCCGGATCGAGGTGTCACCGGTGAGCAGACCGACGTTCTCCGGACCGTGGACCTCGGCGAGATCGTTGAACTTCTGGTTGCTCAGCGCCTTGATCGGGGTGGTGTAGAAGACCCGTTTGCCCTCCTCACGGGCCAACTCCACGGCGAATTCGGCGATGAGGGTCTTCCCGGCCCCGGTCGGCGCCGTGACGAGTACGTCCTCACCGTCCTGTAAGTGGCTGCAGGCTTCGAGCTGGAAGTCGTCGAGCTCGAACTCAGTGCGGTCCATGAACCGGCCCAGCGGCGTGCGCGCGAAATCGGCGCGTGCCTTGAAGTCGGCGTAGGCGGCGGAGGGACTCAGGGTCTCTTCCGCCGAGTTCGGGCTCTCTGGAATATCAGTCATTCTTCTCTTCGTCGATAGTCTCGTCCGGGTCGACCCACAGTCCCTGCTCGATCAGGCGCTTCTTCTTCCGGCGATCATTGAACAGGCAGATCACCCAGGCCAGGCAGAACAGCGTCATCATGGGGATGACGAGGAAGAACATCGACATCGCATCGGGAGTGGGAGTGGCGATCGCGGCGAACAGGAACACGAGCATGACGATGATGCGCCACGACTTCTTGATCCGCTCCGCGGACAGGATGCCGAGCATGTTCAGCCCCACCATGAGCACGGGCAGGACGAAAGCGAGGCCGAAGACGACGATGATGATCATCACGAAGCTCAGGTAGTCCTGAGCCGGGATGATGTTCGTTCCACCGGTCGGGGTGAACGAGGTCAGGGCCTTGACGGCGTTGGGCAGGGCGAAGAACGCCATCGTCGAACCGGCGAGGAACAGCGGAATCGCCGCCCCGAGGAAGCCGAGGGAATACAGCTTCTCCTTGCGCTTGAGACCCGGGACGATGAACGCCCAGATCTCATAGAGCCAGATCGGGCAGGAGAGGAAGAGTCCGATGAAGAACGAGAGTTTGATCTTCAGGTCGAATGGGGACGCCACACCCGCGAAGTTGATCTCGGCCATCCGTCCGCCGTCGTCGCGGATCGTGCGGATCGGCTCCTGGAGGATGTCGAGGACTCGGTCGTAGAGGAACCACCCGGCGACAGCACCGAGAGCGATGGCGATCGCAGCGATGATGACACGGTTGCGCAACTCGACGAGATGCCCGACGACGGGCATCTTCTTCTCAGGGTTCTTCTTCCGTGACCGTGACGGCTTCCGCTGACTGTTCTCTTTCACTTCTCGTGAGACTGTGGGTCCTGCTTCTCACGGCTCGCCTCATCAGTGCCGGTGCGGTCACCGGAGACACCTGAGGTTCCGGTCGACGAGGCGGAATCGCTCGAAGAGCTGCGCCCCAGTGTGCCCGGTTCGGTGGACTTCTGTGCATCGTCGTCGTCATCGCGGAGGTCTTTGACCTCGGATTTGAAGATCTTCATCGACTGTCCCAGGCTCCGGGCCAGCTGCGGCAGTTTGGGCGCACCGAAGATGATCACGATGATGAGGATCACGATCGCGATCTGCACGAAACTTGGTCTCATTGGGAGCTCCTTGGATTGTTGATGCTGGGGATGATTCTACGCTGTGCGGCTGAGCCTTTCATCCACGCACCCAGACGGTTCGCGCGGGAGTGACCTGCACCTCAGCCGAGGCGCTCGAGCGCGACCGTGACCGCCTCGGTGTCGTCGATCTCCGTGATGACATCGGCATGGCAGAGCAGGAACCTGCTCAGCCAGTCCACCGAGTGGACGAGTATCCGAATCCGCACGCTCGTGTCCCCGGACTCGGAGTACTCGCGCTTGGTCACATCGAGTTCATCGGCCAGCCATGCGCCGCGCGCTGAGAGTCCGAGAGTCACCTCCCGAGTGTGCGGCGTCGCCGAGCTCACCGCCAGCGGCGGATGCTCGGTGCTCTCCCAGGAGCGGATGGCGCTGAGTGCGAAGCGGCGCGGTGCTCCCGCGGAGTAGCACCAGGCATCGACATACCAGTCGGCCCCGGGCACGAGGTTCGTCGGGGCGATCGTGCGGGTGGTCAGCTCGTCGCGCGAGCCGACATAGTAGTCGATGCGCAGCGCCGACTCGGTCTCGATCGCCTCCTTGAGTGCCGCGAGCAGCTGCTCATCGGCATCGATGGGGCTGACATCGACCGCGGTGCGCAGGTTCTCTCCCGCCGCTACCCGCAGCTTCTCTGCGGCAGTGGCCACGGCCGCAGAGTCGAGTCCGGGCAGGGAGGAGAGCATGTCGAGGGCGAGGACGAGGACGCCGGCTTCCTCCGCGCTCAGTCGCACGGGGACGGAGACCTCCTCGGCGTTGGAGATGAAGATCTGCCCGCCTTCCCACGAGGCGTCGATGAGGTCATCGGGCATGTGACCGGGACGGCCGGTGACGAAGAGAAGCTCGAGGTCGTCGATGAGGGTGTCCGAGTCGATGCCGAAGTAGGCGGCGGTGTCCTCGAGATCGGCCCCGGGATGGGCATCGAGATAGGGCACGAGGCTGAGCAGCCTGGTGAGTCGCTCACGCGCTGAGGACATCTGCGCCTCCCAACCGGTTCAGTGATGAGCGGATGGTGTCGCGTCGGGTGTCGACGGCGCGGACGAGCTCGGCCGGGGCGAGAGCCTCGACGGCGTCTCCGAAACCGACGATCTCGGCGGCGAGAGCATGCACATCGGAGTACTCGATGATCACGGCCCCCTCCTCCTCCCGGATCTGCCGACGCCGCAGCGGATCGGCCCGGTGCGCGCGAATGGCCAGTTTCGCCTCGGCGACGACGGCCATCTCCGAACTCGACTGCAGGGCCAGTTCCGGGGAGAAGTCCGCAGGGATGGTGTAGTCGCCGGGTTCGCGCCCGCCGAGCTTGCCGATCCTGCCGTCGACACGGGAGAGGCGGAAGGTGCGGCGGGCCTGCCGGTCGAGATCGAAGCCGAAGAGGTAGACGCGGTCGCCGCGGCTGAGCAGAGCATAGGGTTCCAGACGCACCTTGCGTGCGGTCTGCCCGGGCTTGTGATAAGTGAATCCGATGGCTTCGCGCGCGTTGATGTGGTGGAGAGCGTCGGCGAAGTTCGCACTCGCCAGGCGCCTGGCCGCGGTTCCGGGTTCGATCGCGCCACGACCGGGACCAGCCTCATCGAGGTCGATTCCCAGCGCCCGCAGCTTCGTCAGCGCTTGGGCGCTCGAGTCACCGAGCTCCGTCTCGGACCAGAACGCCGCCGCCACGGTCACCGCCGCCACCTCGGCCGGGGTGAGGTCGACGTCGTCCATCGCATAGTCGTCCGCCGAGATCCGGTAGCCGGTCTCCCCCGCGTCCCCGTAGGCATCGTGCTCGGCCCGGGTGGCGATGGTGATGCCCATGTGTCGCAGCAGCTCCTTGTCACGGGAGAACTTGCGGTCGAAGGCGATGTCGTCGAGGCCGCTGTAGCCGTCGATGGCGGTCATCAGCGTCTTGCGCGAGACCCATCCGCGGGAGGCGCGGAGGGCGATCAGCAGGTTCATCAGACGCTCGGTCTGCTGCCTCTGTCTGCTGGGGCGGGGTGTATTCACGATTCCACCGTAACTCAAGCCGGGCGATAGTCTTGGGACCATGATTCATTGGCGCAGAGGATTCGTCTCAGCG includes the following:
- a CDS encoding WYL domain-containing transcriptional regulator, translated to MSSARERLTRLLSLVPYLDAHPGADLEDTAAYFGIDSDTLIDDLELLFVTGRPGHMPDDLIDASWEGGQIFISNAEEVSVPVRLSAEEAGVLVLALDMLSSLPGLDSAAVATAAEKLRVAAGENLRTAVDVSPIDADEQLLAALKEAIETESALRIDYYVGSRDELTTRTIAPTNLVPGADWYVDAWCYSAGAPRRFALSAIRSWESTEHPPLAVSSATPHTREVTLGLSARGAWLADELDVTKREYSESGDTSVRIRILVHSVDWLSRFLLCHADVITEIDDTEAVTVALERLG
- the tatA gene encoding twin-arginine translocase TatA/TatE family subunit, with the translated sequence MRPSFVQIAIVILIIVIIFGAPKLPQLARSLGQSMKIFKSEVKDLRDDDDDAQKSTEPGTLGRSSSSDSASSTGTSGVSGDRTGTDEASREKQDPQSHEK
- the tatC gene encoding twin-arginine translocase subunit TatC, which codes for MKENSQRKPSRSRKKNPEKKMPVVGHLVELRNRVIIAAIAIALGAVAGWFLYDRVLDILQEPIRTIRDDGGRMAEINFAGVASPFDLKIKLSFFIGLFLSCPIWLYEIWAFIVPGLKRKEKLYSLGFLGAAIPLFLAGSTMAFFALPNAVKALTSFTPTGGTNIIPAQDYLSFVMIIIVVFGLAFVLPVLMVGLNMLGILSAERIKKSWRIIVMLVFLFAAIATPTPDAMSMFFLVIPMMTLFCLAWVICLFNDRRKKKRLIEQGLWVDPDETIDEEKND
- a CDS encoding DEAD/DEAH box helicase, whose product is MTDIPESPNSAEETLSPSAAYADFKARADFARTPLGRFMDRTEFELDDFQLEACSHLQDGEDVLVTAPTGAGKTLIAEFAVELAREEGKRVFYTTPIKALSNQKFNDLAEVHGPENVGLLTGDTSIRRDAPIIVMTTEVLRNMLYNDVEGLSDLGFVVLDEVHYLADRFRGPVWEEVIIHLPDRVQMVSLSATVSNVEEFGAWLREVRGPTTIVSTSHRPVPLVNHVLVGHRMYDLFTHTDSERIDPALNHATRTHGGPRSRRARATRARFRRPSRTQVVSSLAEAAMLPAIMFIFSRNGCDEAVEQYLSTGVDLNSREEKTIVNAALESLREELADEDLGILGYHTFREGLLLGVAAHHAGMIPQFKQLVEELFSQGIIKVVFATETLALGINMPARTVVLEKLVKFNGEAHVTITPGEYTQLTGRAGRRGIDRIGHAVVVWHPSVEVSELAALASNRSYALNSAFGPTYNMTANLLSRMSSAEAAKVLETSFAQFQADKAVVGLARKVRKNEATIEAYEKSMHCELGDFAEYAGLRRAISDTQKQETRTKSRNRQRDIVESLTALKVGDVVTMPAKRVGGRAVIIAPMSSRDGTSRLPTVLTEQGKVWHLRPHEVTEPVASQGRVRVPKKFNHRQAGDRRQLLSILESAVHDGRVDPDAHWESTRQAQTASTTVAELQAQMRAHPCHDCPDREMHARWANRADKLIRENEGLIGRIEGRTTSIALVFDRVQDVLRGLGFDPAHSEMLRRIYGERDLLVALTIRAGLWDGLTEPELASFASIFVFQSRRDTLHAHRAPSADLESVCDEAETIWRRLFHLEEQHALTTTDEPDRGLVKPMFRWTEGKALSESLRGSDIAAGDFVRWAKQSLDLLGQISEVVDGDTAVRIRRTINAIRRGVVADS
- a CDS encoding helix-turn-helix transcriptional regulator — its product is MNTPRPSRQRQQTERLMNLLIALRASRGWVSRKTLMTAIDGYSGLDDIAFDRKFSRDKELLRHMGITIATRAEHDAYGDAGETGYRISADDYAMDDVDLTPAEVAAVTVAAAFWSETELGDSSAQALTKLRALGIDLDEAGPGRGAIEPGTAARRLASANFADALHHINAREAIGFTYHKPGQTARKVRLEPYALLSRGDRVYLFGFDLDRQARRTFRLSRVDGRIGKLGGREPGDYTIPADFSPELALQSSSEMAVVAEAKLAIRAHRADPLRRRQIREEEGAVIIEYSDVHALAAEIVGFGDAVEALAPAELVRAVDTRRDTIRSSLNRLGGADVLSA